In the genome of Clostridiisalibacter paucivorans DSM 22131, the window TGTTGCTAAATTAGCTGGTGTTTCTATTTCTACTGTATCTAGAGTAATAAATAGTTCTAAGCCAGTTAGCCCAGAAGTGAAGAAGAAGGTCTTAGAGGTTATAGAAGAGATAGGATATAAACCCAATGAAATTGCTCGAACTTTGGTTACAAAAAAATCATTTTTAATAGGTGTTATAGTTACGAATCTAAGTAATTCATTTGTGACTGAGATGGTAAGAGGTATAGAAGAGATAGGAAAAATGTATAATTATGATATATTGCTTTGTAGCACATATGGTGATAAAGAAGCAGAGTATAAATATATGCAGTTATTAAATAGAAAACAGGTAGAGGGTATTATATTAATATCTGAAGTTCTAAATGAAGGCGTAAAGAGACAAATTAAACAGTATGACATACCCTTTGTGTTTTTGAGTCGTGATTCTTACGAAAGTGAATATTCTACAGTTTCAATAGATAATTACGATGCTTCCTATGAGATGACAAATTATTTAATAAGTCTTGGACATAGAAATATTGCATATGTAACAAATGAAAAGGAAACAAAGTCTATGGAGAAATTTAGGCTTGAGGGCTATAAGAAGGCAATAAGCGAAAATGAAAATATGAAAGAACTTGTATTTTATTCTGAGGGGAAAAAAGTAGAACAGGGATATGAAGTAGCTAGAGATGTTTTAAGCTGTGATGAAAAGATAACGTCTGTATTTTGTAGCAGAGATGAGTTAGCTATAGGGGTTATCAATTATTTCTACGATAATGGAGTAAATGTACCAGAAAATATATCTGTGGCAGGATTTGGTGATATACCTATGGCATCTATTTTCAGACCAAAACTTACTACTATAAGGGAACCTTTTTATGACATAGGTGCTGTTGCTATACGAAAGATAATTAAAGAATTAAAAGGTGAGAAGACTAATGAAGAACATATAATATTACCTTTTCAAATACAAAAAAGGAAAAGTTGTATAAAGAATAAATCTTAAAGAGCCAAAATTTAATTAGGCTCTTTTTTACTTTATCAAATTAGAGTTATAATTTGCTAAATTTTTCAAGTGGTATAAAAAAATGTAAAAAAATAAAGGATATGTGACAGTGAGATAGAATAAATAAGTAATAGACGATAAAAATTAATTATATAAGGAGTTGATTATATAGTAATGAAAAAGATTATAATAGATGGAGAAAATTTATCTATAGACCAAGTTGTAGATGTGGCAAGGGATTTTTGTAAAATAGAGCTTTCTGATCTTGCTATAAAAAAAATAAATAAGGCCAGAA includes:
- a CDS encoding LacI family DNA-binding transcriptional regulator, which encodes MSVTIKDVAKLAGVSISTVSRVINSSKPVSPEVKKKVLEVIEEIGYKPNEIARTLVTKKSFLIGVIVTNLSNSFVTEMVRGIEEIGKMYNYDILLCSTYGDKEAEYKYMQLLNRKQVEGIILISEVLNEGVKRQIKQYDIPFVFLSRDSYESEYSTVSIDNYDASYEMTNYLISLGHRNIAYVTNEKETKSMEKFRLEGYKKAISENENMKELVFYSEGKKVEQGYEVARDVLSCDEKITSVFCSRDELAIGVINYFYDNGVNVPENISVAGFGDIPMASIFRPKLTTIREPFYDIGAVAIRKIIKELKGEKTNEEHIILPFQIQKRKSCIKNKS